In one window of Mytilus trossulus isolate FHL-02 chromosome 7, PNRI_Mtr1.1.1.hap1, whole genome shotgun sequence DNA:
- the LOC134726392 gene encoding uncharacterized protein LOC134726392, translating to MIVLNIDVIVNTTNAELNLNNAGPSSKAILAAAGNSIQQECNTNFRSKINPGDVAVTGSGYLKCENIFHIYIPIYKSPEDEKNIHAAIYECLKETDRLSLQSISFPALGTGGLNYEPNFVVNSLFDTVKRYNVQNPSTNIELVVCVVYQDQMYQTFVAAARERARRKGNEANKTTLKISGSTKIGNSHIKVSVGDLTQEQVDVLVHTCSHSLQLKNTSRLATEILNTAGRNIQTELDNNYPNGLKNGEFAVTNGYGLSCKKVYHGKVLDFTANGRNDRPEKILLTFITRCLTEANKYGSKSIAFPALGTGILKFPSDIAASIFIKAIKDFISKHPRTSTTDIRVVVFGGNPSWSSIQKAYRNELSTDRAFPCSNFLSMAVPKRGTKAYFRYKYNENPRPPTNWSHFTCDKTIKDWISMQGANHYKLVKPDQRISDDIEHLFLSTIQLDGAEVVSVMRNENLKLYEEYFQECQRLYSRAIATGPCKSLANTPGSRGPSLTMQYANRQIANLLDSDLNEVYLFHGTKKDRVNVLLHNGFDLRLAAMNFKSLWLGAGVYAAEEANLSAQYTERNGVCTIFVMRVCLGDVFTTKTHMTDLKRPPCKSFCNGICTQHKEFFDSVVGEFPQREFVVYDDAKCYPEYVIQYQVVQSPPDPKGGYY from the exons ATGATTGTATTGAAT ATTGATGTTATAGTGAATACTACGAATGCAGAGTTAAATCTTAACAATGCAGGCCCTTCTTCTAAAGCAATTTTAGCAGCCGCCGGAAACAGTATTCAACAAGAGTGTAATACTAATTTTCGCTCTAAAATCAATCCCGGTGATGTGGCTGTCACAGGATCCGGATAtttgaaatgtgaaaatatttttcatatctaCATTCCAATATATAAAAGTCCAGAAGACGAAAAG AATATACATGCAGCCATATATGAATGTCTGAAGGAGACTGACAGATTGAGTTTGCAGTCCATTTCCTTTCCCGCTCTTGGAACTGGTGGACTGAATTATGAACCAAATTTTGTAGTAAACTCACTGTTTGATACTGTAAAAAGATACAATGTGCAGAACCCGTCGACAAACATAGAATTGGTTGTATGTGTTGTTTACCAAGATCAAATGTATCAG ACATTTGTGGCAGCTGCGAGAGAAAGAGCAAGACGAAAag GAAATGAGGCTAATAAGACCACATTGAAAATCTCTGGAAGTACGAAAATTGGAAATAGTCATATAAAAGTATCAGTAGGAGATCTAACACAGGAGCAG GTAGACGTTCTAGTACACACATGTTCACATTCGCTGCAGCTTAAAAACACGTCCAGACTTGCAACAGAAATATTAAATACCGCAGGGCGGAACATACAAACGGAACTCGATAATAATTATCCAAATGGCTTGAAAAATGGTGAATTTGCTGTCACAAATGGATATGGATTGAGTTGTAAAAAAGTATACCACGGAAAAGTACTAGATTTTACTGCAAATGGCAGGAATGATCGACCAGAAAAA ATTTTACTCACATTTATAACAAGGTGCCTCACAGAAGCGAACAAATACGGATCTAAAAGTATTGCATTTCCAGCACTAGGTACAGGAATCCTAAAGTTTCCGTCTGATATTGCAGCCTCTATTTTTATAAAAGCAATTAAAGACTTTATTTCTAAACATCCTCGAACATCGACCACTGACATTAGAGTTGTTGTATTTGGAGGGAATCCGTCCTGGTCGAGCATCCAAAAG GCTTATAGAAATGAACTGTCAACAGACCGAG CATTTCCGTGCTCAAATTTTCTTTCCATGGCTGTTCCAAAGAGAGGAACAAAGGCTTACTTTCGTTATAAATACAATGAAAACCCTCGGCCGCCTACTAATTGGAGTCATTTCACGTGCGATAAAACAATTAAGGACTGGATTTCAATGCAAGGCGCCAATCATTATAAGCTCGTTAAACCCGATCAAAGAATTTCAGACGACATCGAGCATCTATTCCTGAGCACAATTCAACTTGACGGGGCTGAAGTAGTCTCTGTTATgagaaatgaaaatttaaaactatatgAAGAATACTTTCAAGAGTGTCAAAGATTGTACAGTAGAGCTATTGCAACTGGACCATGTAAGTCTCTAGCCAATACACCTGGATCCAGGGGACCATCTCTAACAATGCAGTATGCCAACCGACAAATTGCAAACCTATTAGACTCGGACTTAAACGAGGTTTATCTCTTCCATGGAACAAAGAAGGATAGAGTAAATGTTCTTCTTCACAATGGATTCGATCTAAGATTGGCAGCTATGAATTTTAAATCTCTTTGGCTTGGAGCTGGTGTCTACGCGGCAGAAGAGGCTAACTTATCTGCCCAGTATACAG AAAGAAATGGAGTATGTACAATTTTTGTTATGAGAGTGTGTTTGGGTGATGTCTTTACAACGAAAACACACATGACTGATTTGAAAAGACCTCCTTGCAAATCCTTCTGTAATGGCATTTGCACTCAACATAAAGAATTTTTCGATTCTGTTGTTGGAGAGTTTCCCCAAAGAGAATTTGTTGTGTATGATGATGCAAAATGTTATCCTGAATATGTGATACAGTACCAAGTGGTGCAAAGTCCTCCGGACCCAAAGGGTGGATATTACTAA